Part of the Mytilus edulis chromosome 9, xbMytEdul2.2, whole genome shotgun sequence genome, ATGAACAAACCACACGTGTCCTAATCATAAACACACAAAACCTGTCATGTGCAATAAAATCTGTATCAAACGTTTATAGTTATTGTTTGGATTTAGTTATGATCATGTATTCTTATGATGAAgccataatctttcaatcagtttaatttaggtctaaagctggcatgtcagtaactgctagtcatctggtgttatttatgtattgttgtcattttgtttattttcttttcttacatattctgacatcggacttctcTCAAACTGAGTATTACTgagcgtattgttgtgcgtttcttttttctacattggctagaggtatacggggagggttgagatctcaaaaaacacgtttaaccccgctgcatgtttgcgcctgtcccaagtcaggagcctgccctttgttagtcttgaatgattttaaattttagtttcttgtgtagataattatcaaaggtaccaggattataatttaatacgccagacgcgcgtttcgtctacataagactcatcagtgacgctcatatcaaaatagttataaagccaaacaagtacaaagttgaagagccttgagggcccaaaattccaaaaagttgtgccaaatacggctacggtaatctattcctgggataagaaaatccttagttttacgaaaaattcaaagttttataacaggaaatttataaaaatgaccatgtaattgatattcatgtcaacaccgaagtgctgactatttGGCTGGTGATGACCTCGGGGACGagacgtccatcagcagtggcatctacccagtggggtaaatagttatcaaaggtaccaggattataattcaatacttcggagtttagtatgacgtccattatcactgacctagtatacatatttgttaaggggccagctgaaggacgactccggtgcgggagtttctcgctgcatcgAAGACCCAAGACCCATTAGTGgtcttcagctgttgtctgctctatgccCGGGTTGTtttcactttgacacattccccatttccattctcaattttattattcaattaaTATCCAATAGATAACAATCACTATAAGTAATCTCTGGTATTTGGAATGACAAAAGAACAAATTTTGTAAACTAATTTTAATCGCATTTTAGGCTGCTGAACAgctcatttaatttaatttgaattttgacTCCGATTCTTCTTGCCACATTGACTCTTTGTAGTTTTTGTTGGTTCTGGCGGACTTGTGATTTCAGGtactgttgttgtttgtttagcCGTGGTTGTCAGGTTTTCAGGtacagttgttgtttgtttaaccGTGGTTGTCAGGTTTTCAGGtacagttgttgtttgtttaaccGTGGTTGTCAGGTTTTCAGGtacagttgttgtttgtttaaccGTGGTTGTCAGGTTTTCAGTCGTTGTAATTGGGCATTTCTGTGGGATGATGTCATTCATATTACAAGCTAGAGGCGAGGAACACGTTGATGGTTTGTAACATCCAAGAGACAATATTAATTGTGCTGTAAGTACAtcgaaattattaaaattaaagattAATTCTGCACCGTTGTTGTATAAGAGTGCtgtgtttgttttattatacaagatataacagttattaaagtcatacgaaacctcaaattaaaaaaaatcatgcatatgttttttatatccaAATGGATAGTTtgcattataaaacttatgttcatatacttttttctgatgaaaattctttaatccgtccacatttagaagaagtttactttttttaattgcttgcttcttccaggaagcaattcgccgacatattttccgtatgcaagtgaCCTAGGCGTGACCCTATttgtaaaaatccggtgatcgcaatacccatggatctgtcactgaaataaactattatctgattgtatatCACGTGCTCAAAATCCATgcttctttgggtttttttttactataaggTAACAATTGGTAAACGAAGGCTTCAAATGACGACAattaatgagctgccatattttcatatattaacAGACAGAGGGAGAAAAACTAATTGACGATTATAAGACATTTTTGcgtcaaaaatgataaaatcgtgcacagaagactaaatTTATGATATGTAcatatgcattggttcaagaattggataaacattatttttcaccagtcactcgtttcatatgactttaataataaaatgcttattGTATTGTTGATAAACATCCAGTGGCTAACGCAAGTTGTACATTTATTTCATGGGAACATTATGTTGATATTAAATGCAGATGAACATTGCTGTGTACGTGACAGAACGATGAGGAGTGTTTTAGACGTGCTAGTTCACAAAGCAACAGGCCACAGGAATGAATGTCACCCTACCAGGGCATATTATTATGACATCGACCCGACCAGAGGATTAAGAAGCTCTTACTCATGAATGCAGCGTTCTTTTGACGAAGCAGCTAACACATTTTAAGCCTTAGATTTGACACTGCCGGTTATAGAATCCACGAACTCCCGCATCAGAGGGAAGACGGTTAaaggaataataatgataatagaagtaataaaaaagaaaaaaaagaactgGAATCTTCAGTCattaaaaacagaataaaaataaatatcttgtgttattcatatttttttacaatttacttAATTACTTACATGGCTTTGGTGACCCTGATACTGCAAAAGAAATGACGAAAGTCGGATGAACATTTAGGAACCACGCCaatttataattataactgaAGTGATTTGTGACGTAACACGGACTAAATTGTACATTGACCAAAACCATCTTTTGCAATTTCGAATTTTATTTTGAGGGGGATATTATACACTTATGATTGTTTAAGTCTTAGAAAGCCGCGATTTCTAGATTAATTTTCATGCATACCtgttagttaaaaaaatatagcatcatttattctaaaaaggCAAAGggttatgttttgttttctaaaataaCATTCTTATGtccaattttatggaaaaaaatacTCTTTCAAGCAGATGACACAAAAAATATTCAGAATCCAGATTTCCCCTCAACTTTACAATGTTAAATATTGCCAAACAAAATCGATTGAAAGCGTTGAAAAACTAAACAAAACTTtgactcagaaaaaaaatatcaacattacCCCGgccccttttgaagttaaatggttacTCCCTTATGGTTTTTGTAAATAACATTCAGACAAATTCACATGGCAACACATATGCGTTGATTTCTCTATATGAAAGGTCAATTCCAAAGTTTGAATAAGAATTATAGTGAAGTCAAGTTACGGACGACATCATTGATTAGTTTACAGTTGTGAAAGATGAGCACAGAATTGTTGTAAAAAGATGACAACAGATTTGTTGTGTGAAAGAtaaccacatatttattttgtgaaaaattacCACAGATTTGTTGTGTGAAAGACGGGCATAATTTTGTTGTATCAAAGATTAACACTTTATTGTGTGAAAGATGAGCACAGATTTGTTGTGTGTAAGATGAGCACAGATTTGTTGTGTGGAAGATAACCACAGATTTGTTGTGTGAAAGATGACCACATATTTATTGTGTAAAAGATTACCACAGATTTGTTGTGTGAAAGACGGGCATAATTTTGTTGTATCAAAGATTAACACTTTATTGTGTGAAAGATGAGCACAGATTTGTTGTGTGTAAGATGAGCACAGATTTGTTGTGTGGAAGATAACCACAGATTTGTTCTGTGAAAGATGACCACATATTTATTGTGTAAAAGATGGCCACAGATTTGCTGTGTGAAAGACGACCATCGATTTGTTGTGTGAAAGATAACCACATTTGCTGTGTGAAACACGACCATAGATTTTTTGTGTGAAAGATGACCATAATTTTGTTGTGTGAAAGATGACCACAGATATATTGTATAAAAGATTACCACATATACATCTATTGTGTGAAAGATAATCACGGATTTATTGTGTGAAAGATGACCACACATTTATTGTGCGAAAGATGACAACACATTTATTGTTTGGAATTAAGACGACTCACAGATTTGTTGTAGAAAAATGACCACAGAACTATAGTGTGGAAGATGACCACAGATTTTTTTGTGTAGAAGATGACCACAGATTTATTGTGTGGAAGATGATCACAAATTTGTTGAGCGAAAAATGACAACACATTTATTGTTTGGAAGTCGACTCACAAATTTTTGTGGAAAGATGACCACAGATTTTTTGTGTGGAAGATGACCACAGATTTGTTGTGTGAAAGATGACCACATATTTATTGTGTGGAAGATGACCACCGATTTGTTGTGTGAAAGATGACCACAGATTTGTTGTGGAAAGATGACCACAAATTTGTTGTGTGAAAGATGACCACAGATTTGTTGTGTGAATGATGGCCACAGATTTGTTGTGTGAAAGATGACCACAGACTTATTCCACTAGTGGTAGTAACAATCCCATCCTCTTTTTCTGATGAGATGCTTATCTTGTCGACGTACCCGTTTCGCTCCTTTTGTAAATCATGGAATTCCCTCAGTTTTTATTTGCAGTTTTCTAATCGATTTACTATAAGATGTGATCATCGGTAAAGTATTGTTGCCTTCATTTATGAAATCGCTTAATGCGACATATCATCTACATTTTTCTTGAAATGAGCCTTACGATTGAAGATTACCAGTACAGATGGAACTTATGTTAATTACGGTCATTCGAGTTTTCTGATTTCACCGCCAATtactgtaaaagagggacaaaagataccagagggatagtcaaactcatatatcgaaattaCACTGACACCGCCATGGctgaaataaaaagacaaacagaaaaaaatagtacacaagacacaacatagaaaacaaaggaCTAAGCAAAACGATCACCCCCACCAacaactggggtgatctcaggtggtccagaagggtaagcagatcctcct contains:
- the LOC139490344 gene encoding uncharacterized protein isoform X2 produces the protein MQNRMRISLMLIILEVSAGMTEYPCTFPCAWHGQTFDIYLVGKFRNTWMFNSDGETSVVTEETNDTVTYRCHQITERFLILREEGSDIFICLQIIYDLAKLLEFKLGDSKTSLNVSGSPKPSQLILSLGCYKPSTCSSPLACNMNDIIPQKCPITTTENLTTTVKQTTTVPENLTTTVKQTTTVPENLTTTVKQTTTVPENLTTTAKQTTTVPEITSPPEPTKTTKSQCGKKNRSQNSN